The following coding sequences lie in one Aminivibrio pyruvatiphilus genomic window:
- a CDS encoding MCP four helix bundle domain-containing protein: MKLLRNTTIRFRLFALTLLLCLFTAAASFVGYQRLVAAERDMTDMFRSGVLPVQWLNDSRSNMNYIRANLFEMMLTTDETEKRNLLAEIESR; the protein is encoded by the coding sequence ATGAAGCTCCTCCGAAACACTACCATTCGTTTTCGACTTTTTGCCCTTACATTACTGTTATGCCTTTTCACAGCCGCCGCATCCTTTGTCGGCTATCAGCGCCTTGTCGCCGCCGAAAGGGACATGACTGACATGTTCAGGAGCGGCGTATTGCCCGTCCAGTGGTTGAACGACTCAAGGTCAAATATGAACTATATCAGGGCCAATCTCTTCGAGATGATGCTGACTACCGACGAAACGGAGAAACGCAATCTTCTCGCGGAGATCGAGAGCCGC